In Nostocoides sp. HKS02, the DNA window AGCTCTACGGGGTCGACCCCGCGACCGTGGCAGCCGCCGTGAAGCTGCTGGTCACCGAGGACCGGGCCGACCACATCGACCTCAACTTCGGCTGCCCGGTGCCCAAGGTGACGCGCAAGGGCGGCGGGGCCGCGCTCCCGTGGAAGAAGGACCTCTTCGAGGCGATCGTCACCGGTGCCGTCCGCGAGGCGAGCAGGTATGCCGTGCCGGTCACGGTGAAGATGCGCAAGGGGATCGACGATGACCACCTGACCTACCTCGACGCCGGACTCATCGCCGAGCGGGCAGGGGTCGCGGCCGTCGCCCTCCACGGCCGCACCGCGTCCCAGGCGTACTCGGGCGAGGCGGACTGGAGCGCCATCGCGCGGCTCAAGGAGACGGTCCGGACCATCCCGGTGCTCGGCAACGGCGACATCTGGTCGGCCGAGGATGCCGTCCGCATGGTCGAGGAGACCGGGTGCGACGGCGTGGTCGTCGGGCGTGGCTGTCTGGGGCGGCCCTGGCTGTTCACCGACCTCGCCGCGGCCTTCGCAGGGACCACCGCGCGCGCGGAGCCGGGCCTCGGTGAGGTGCTGGCGACCCTGCGGCGCCACACGGAATACCTGGTGGACTTCTACGACGACGAGTTCAAGGCCTGCCGCGACATCCGCAAGCACATCGCGTGGTACCTCAAGGGGTTCCCGGCCGGGTCGACGGTGCGACACCAGCTCGCGCTGGTCGACTCCCTCGCGGCCCTCGACGGGCTGATCGCCACCATGGACGACACGGCACCGTGGCCCGGTGACGCCGCCGAGGGCCAGCGCGGGCGGGCCGGGTCGCCGCGCCGGGTGGCCCTCCCAGACGGCTGGCTGGAGTCCCAGTCGCTCGACGACTCGGCGCGGGCCGTCGTGGCCGAGGCCGAGCTGTCGGTCTCCGGAGGCTGATGGCCGGGGAGACGCCCGGCGCGCTGGGTCCACGTGCGCACCGTGGCTGGATGTCGGGCGTGCATGGCAGGCTGCGGTCATGATCGGGACACCGGGCGGGTCGGCGGAGCGGCCGGCCACGTTCTTCTCCGGGCCGCAGGAGTTCCGGGCCTGGCTGGCCGCGCACCACGCGACGCGGACCGAGCTGTGGATGGGCCTGAACAAGAAGCACGTCCCCGAGCGCGGGCTCACGTGGGAGGAGGCCGTCCTCGAGGCGCTGTGCTGGGGGTGGATCGACTCCCAGGTGCAGAGCCTGGGCGCAGACGCAGTGCGCCAGCGGTGGACGCCACGCAAGCCCGGCAGCAACTGGAGTGCCATCAACATCGCCGCGGTCGAGCGACTCACCGCCGAGGGCCGCATGCAGCCCCCCGGCCTCGCCGCGTTCGAGAAGCGGCGCCCCGAGCGCTCGGCCATCTACTCCTACGAGCAGGCCGGCGAGCTCGCCCTGCCCCCGGAGTTCGCCGAGCGGCTGGCGGCCGATGCCGGGGCCGCGGCGTTCTGGGCGGTGGCCACCGCGTCGTACCGCAAGATCTGCGTGAACTGGGTCCTGACCGCCAAGCAGGCGGCCACCCGGGAGAAGCGGCTGCGCCAGCTCATCGACGACTCGTCGCAGGGTCGGCTCATCCCGTCGCAGCGTTACGGTCAGGAGCCGGCGTGGGTCGCGCGGGCGGCGCGCGCCGCCCAGGACGCGGGCCTCTAGAGTCGCGTGCGTGGGATACACCGAGGCCGACCGTGAACGCTGGGTGCGCGAGGACCCGGTGCACAAGCTGGCCGACCGTGACGAGTTCGCCCGCGACCGGGCTCGGCTCGTGCACTCGGCCTCGCTGCGGCGGTTGTCGGCGAAGACCCAGGTGGTCGAGCCCGGTGACGACGACTCCGTCCGCAACCGCCTCACGCACTCGCTCGAGGTCGCCCAGATCGGCCGCGAGTTCGGGGCAGCGCTGGGGTGCAGCGCCGACGTCGTCGACACGGCCTGCCTTGCCCACGACCTCGGGCATCCACCGTTCGGCCACAACGGCGAGGAGGCGCTCGACGCCGTCGCCGATGGCATCGGGGGCTTCGAGGGCAACGCCCAGACGCTGCGCCTGCTCACCCGGCTCGAGCCCAAGCGGATCCACGCCGACGGCCGGCCGGCGGGCCTGAACCTCACCCGGGCGAGCCTCGACGCTTCGACGAAGTACCCCTGGTCCCGTGGTGACGCGCCTACTCCCACAGCGAAGTTCGGTGTCTACGACGACGACCTCCCGGTGTTCGAGTGGTTCCGCCTGCGCCGGGCTCCGGGGGAGCGGTGCATCGAGGCGGACGTCATGGACTGGTCCGACGACGTGGCGTACTCCGTGCACGACGTCGAGGATGCGATCACGTCCGGGCGGCTCGACCTGCGGCAGCTGCGTGACGCGGCCGACGTCGACCACGTGCTGGCGGTCGCCACGGGCACCTACGCCGTCGACCTCGGGACGGACGCACTGGGGGCCGCGCTGGAACGAGTGCTCGCCACCGGGGCCGTGCCCACGGCATACGACGGGTCGCGCACGGACCGGGCGGCGCTGAAGGACATGACCTCACGGCTCATCGGGCGCTTCGTCCAGGCCGTCGAGGTGGCGACCCGCGCCGAGCACGGCGACGGGCCACTGACGCGGTATGCCGCGAACCTCGTCGTCCCGGACACGACCCGGGCCGAGTGCGCCGTGCTGAAGGCGGTGGCGGCCCACTTCGTCATGAACGCCCACGAGCGCGTAGACCTGCTGGCGCACCAACGGCAGGTCGTCCGGGACCTGGTCGAGGCCTACCGAGCCGACCCCGTGCGTCGTCTGGACCCCGACCTCGTGGCGGACTGGAAGGCCGCAGACTCCGACGCCGCCGCGCTGCGCGTCGTGGTCGACCAGGTCGCCTCGCTGACCGACGTGCGGGCCCTGGTGCTCCACGAGCGGTGGAGGTGACCGGGGGCCGCGAGGTCAGCGCGTGGCGAAGGCTCGCGCTGGCCCCGCGACCGACAGCCCCACGACGGTGCCGGGGCGTGGCAGGTTTGTGCCCCTGACCCGTGCAGTGACGACCGTGTCGTCCGCGACCAGCCGGAGCGCCACCAGGGCGTCGTGCCCGAAATAGCTCGTCGACACCACCTCGGCGCACGGTCGGCCGGCCGACGGCAGTCCGAGCTCGAGCTGCTCGGGTCGCACGAGCACGTCGACCGGACCCGCTGGAGCGGGGTGGTGCACGGCCAGCCGGCCCAGTGCGGTGGTGACGGCGGCACCGTCGGCGGTCCCGCGCAGGAACACCGCACCCCCCAGAAACGCAGCGGTATGCCGGTCCGCTGGGCTGGCGTACACCTCGGCCGGGGTGCCGACCTGGGAGAACCTGCCCTCGTGCATCAGCGCCACCTCGTCGGCGAACGACAGGGCCTCGGCCTGGTCGTGGGTGACGAGGACGACGGTGACCCCCTCGTGGGCCAGCGCCTCGGCCACCGCATCACGGGTGGTGGCCCGCAGCCCGGCGTCGAGCGAGGAGAACGGCTCGTCGAGCAGGACCACCGCCGGTCGACGGGCGAGCGCGCGGGCGAGGGCCACCCGCTGTTGCTGCCCGCCCGAGAGCTGGTCGGGCCGGCGGATGGCCAGGTCGGGCGAGAGCCCCACGAGCTCGAGCAGCTCGGCAGCTCGGGTGCCGGCCCGCCGTGCTGACCTCCGCAGGCCGTAGGCCACGTTGGCGCCCACGCTGAGGTGCGGGAAGAGGTTGCCCTCCTGCGCGACGTAGCCGATCCCACGCCGCTCCGGTGACACCTGGACCCCCGGTCCCACGACGACGTCGTCCCCGAGCTGGACGGTCCCCGCATCCGGCGTCTGGAAGCCTGCGACCACCCGCAGCAGCGTGGTCTTGCCGCATCCCGACGGGCCGAGGATCGCCGAGGTTGTGCCCGAGGGGACCACGAGGTCGAGGCCGTGGAGGACGGGGCGGCCGCCGTGGGACGCGGCGACCCCCGCGATGCGCAGGGTGGTCACGGGGTGGGCTCCTGGTCG includes these proteins:
- the dusB gene encoding tRNA dihydrouridine synthase DusB; translated protein: MTATQTTSPTAQPRAVLPALQIGPHTIESPVVLAPMAGITNRAFRKLCREYGRQGLAAGGASGATSLYVSEMITSRALVERTPETMRLIEHDPDESPRSIQLYGVDPATVAAAVKLLVTEDRADHIDLNFGCPVPKVTRKGGGAALPWKKDLFEAIVTGAVREASRYAVPVTVKMRKGIDDDHLTYLDAGLIAERAGVAAVALHGRTASQAYSGEADWSAIARLKETVRTIPVLGNGDIWSAEDAVRMVEETGCDGVVVGRGCLGRPWLFTDLAAAFAGTTARAEPGLGEVLATLRRHTEYLVDFYDDEFKACRDIRKHIAWYLKGFPAGSTVRHQLALVDSLAALDGLIATMDDTAPWPGDAAEGQRGRAGSPRRVALPDGWLESQSLDDSARAVVAEAELSVSGG
- a CDS encoding YdeI family protein — translated: MIGTPGGSAERPATFFSGPQEFRAWLAAHHATRTELWMGLNKKHVPERGLTWEEAVLEALCWGWIDSQVQSLGADAVRQRWTPRKPGSNWSAINIAAVERLTAEGRMQPPGLAAFEKRRPERSAIYSYEQAGELALPPEFAERLAADAGAAAFWAVATASYRKICVNWVLTAKQAATREKRLRQLIDDSSQGRLIPSQRYGQEPAWVARAARAAQDAGL
- a CDS encoding deoxyguanosinetriphosphate triphosphohydrolase gives rise to the protein MGYTEADRERWVREDPVHKLADRDEFARDRARLVHSASLRRLSAKTQVVEPGDDDSVRNRLTHSLEVAQIGREFGAALGCSADVVDTACLAHDLGHPPFGHNGEEALDAVADGIGGFEGNAQTLRLLTRLEPKRIHADGRPAGLNLTRASLDASTKYPWSRGDAPTPTAKFGVYDDDLPVFEWFRLRRAPGERCIEADVMDWSDDVAYSVHDVEDAITSGRLDLRQLRDAADVDHVLAVATGTYAVDLGTDALGAALERVLATGAVPTAYDGSRTDRAALKDMTSRLIGRFVQAVEVATRAEHGDGPLTRYAANLVVPDTTRAECAVLKAVAAHFVMNAHERVDLLAHQRQVVRDLVEAYRADPVRRLDPDLVADWKAADSDAAALRVVVDQVASLTDVRALVLHERWR
- a CDS encoding ABC transporter ATP-binding protein translates to MTTLRIAGVAASHGGRPVLHGLDLVVPSGTTSAILGPSGCGKTTLLRVVAGFQTPDAGTVQLGDDVVVGPGVQVSPERRGIGYVAQEGNLFPHLSVGANVAYGLRRSARRAGTRAAELLELVGLSPDLAIRRPDQLSGGQQQRVALARALARRPAVVLLDEPFSSLDAGLRATTRDAVAEALAHEGVTVVLVTHDQAEALSFADEVALMHEGRFSQVGTPAEVYASPADRHTAAFLGGAVFLRGTADGAAVTTALGRLAVHHPAPAGPVDVLVRPEQLELGLPSAGRPCAEVVSTSYFGHDALVALRLVADDTVVTARVRGTNLPRPGTVVGLSVAGPARAFATR